The Nocardioides panzhihuensis genome has a segment encoding these proteins:
- a CDS encoding LuxR family transcriptional regulator, with the protein MSDEEGVLARVVHEITDYVGAGLSVHLVGPRGSGRSELCALVADRLEDDGLPVLHVGGHRAWQIEPFAALTAAGIGGATPAGARRTIGEMTAALNKQVENGTVLVIDDADVLDTYSVGALRNIHRQRRLLAVTSSRHQHPVAENTLMLGIAPSVQVRTPTLEVDEVHEECRSILGGPVEAGSLARITMVTGGLLGLVRAIATIGPRAGVLEQLDGLWRLPRRTGWAPELASAVEPLVAGLDQEAWDAATALAVTGPVPLDEAEKIIERRVLDALFAHGLARHSEDGPGSGVVGLYPPIIGDYLIAEGSAFGLVIARNHLATEQRLLDYATHRPRGADAALLHQRSLRQMADTVTRARSRWTEMPSAETALPLLMALRNTAAPRDQIEELERRTPLADRQESAWLLAWFASWKAIELGDLDAAKEVLDRGLERLPGFAATLEGARAHLQFQTEYVPELPTVEPSPRDEVGTEVLGVVAAERLLAAGAVEQARNLLEGQQPQKPYPAGVHAFLTGLADVLGGDVDRGIDSARDHLEAANQGDSAELILIHSYLSVLGLSIAGRLTEASQVAFRTLSSSSVAAHRDLAHTGILTLGAEIAMAQGRPEYARSLASQIGGAKVPLGPWPGMVAGIMAPSSGQMPSLKELCELVGQRLDAGYITGGVFLAVEAVERGANENKHIARAAALAAETESPLLQGMGAYAATTASGDTDGLREAIVTLADAGALVFVTRAAISLAILQREAGDLAAAAETLDMAWERSEISGSRAGMFGRAVTHIGLSGRESEVLRLLPDGPTTASLAADLEMSTRTVETHLHNISRKTGVSGREDLTRVASTWLRPIPNGDYSAGVRHFTSGS; encoded by the coding sequence ATGTCGGATGAAGAAGGCGTCCTCGCGCGAGTGGTCCATGAGATCACGGACTACGTCGGCGCGGGCCTGAGCGTCCACCTGGTCGGCCCCCGGGGATCGGGGCGCAGCGAGCTCTGCGCGCTGGTAGCAGACCGACTCGAGGACGATGGCCTGCCTGTGCTCCATGTCGGCGGTCATCGCGCGTGGCAGATCGAGCCGTTCGCAGCGCTGACCGCCGCCGGCATCGGTGGCGCGACCCCCGCCGGCGCCCGCCGCACCATCGGCGAGATGACGGCGGCGCTGAACAAGCAGGTCGAGAACGGCACCGTTCTGGTCATCGACGACGCCGATGTGCTCGACACCTACTCGGTCGGCGCGCTGCGCAACATCCACCGCCAGCGCCGGCTCCTGGCCGTGACCAGCAGCCGTCACCAGCACCCCGTCGCCGAGAACACCCTGATGCTCGGGATCGCACCCTCGGTGCAGGTCCGCACCCCGACGCTCGAGGTCGACGAGGTGCACGAGGAGTGCCGATCGATCCTCGGCGGCCCGGTCGAGGCCGGGTCCCTGGCACGCATCACGATGGTGACCGGCGGCCTGCTCGGCCTGGTCAGGGCGATCGCCACCATCGGCCCCCGGGCAGGGGTGCTGGAGCAGCTCGACGGGCTGTGGCGGCTGCCGCGGCGTACAGGTTGGGCGCCTGAGCTGGCCTCGGCCGTCGAGCCTCTCGTCGCCGGGCTCGACCAGGAGGCGTGGGATGCCGCGACCGCACTCGCGGTGACCGGGCCGGTGCCGCTGGACGAGGCCGAGAAGATCATCGAGCGCCGCGTGCTCGACGCACTCTTCGCCCACGGGCTCGCCAGGCACAGCGAGGACGGCCCCGGGAGCGGGGTCGTCGGCCTCTATCCGCCGATCATCGGCGACTACCTGATCGCTGAGGGGTCTGCGTTCGGACTGGTGATCGCGCGCAACCACCTCGCCACCGAGCAGCGGCTCCTCGACTACGCCACCCACCGGCCGCGCGGCGCCGACGCGGCCCTGCTCCACCAGCGCTCGCTGCGCCAGATGGCCGACACGGTCACCCGCGCGCGCAGCCGCTGGACCGAGATGCCCTCTGCCGAGACGGCGCTGCCGCTGCTCATGGCGCTCCGAAATACGGCCGCGCCGCGTGATCAGATCGAGGAGCTCGAGCGGCGTACGCCGTTGGCCGACCGGCAGGAGTCAGCCTGGCTGCTGGCCTGGTTCGCCAGCTGGAAGGCGATCGAGCTCGGTGACCTGGACGCGGCGAAGGAGGTGCTCGACCGCGGCCTCGAACGTCTGCCCGGTTTCGCGGCGACGCTGGAGGGCGCGCGGGCACATTTACAGTTCCAGACCGAGTACGTCCCCGAGCTGCCGACCGTCGAGCCCAGCCCGCGAGACGAGGTCGGCACCGAGGTGCTCGGCGTCGTCGCTGCCGAGCGCCTCCTCGCCGCCGGTGCGGTCGAACAGGCCCGCAACCTGCTGGAGGGCCAGCAACCCCAGAAGCCCTACCCGGCCGGCGTACACGCCTTCCTCACCGGTCTGGCCGACGTGCTCGGCGGTGACGTGGACCGCGGCATCGACTCCGCCCGCGACCACCTCGAGGCGGCCAACCAGGGCGATAGCGCCGAGCTGATCCTGATCCACTCCTACCTCAGCGTGCTCGGCCTGAGCATCGCCGGACGGCTGACCGAGGCGAGCCAGGTCGCGTTCCGCACCCTCTCCTCCTCCAGCGTCGCCGCCCACCGCGACCTCGCTCACACCGGCATCCTGACCCTGGGCGCCGAGATCGCCATGGCACAGGGCCGGCCGGAGTATGCGCGCAGCCTCGCCTCTCAGATCGGCGGTGCGAAGGTCCCGCTGGGCCCGTGGCCCGGCATGGTGGCCGGCATCATGGCACCCTCGAGCGGCCAGATGCCGAGCCTCAAGGAGCTGTGCGAGCTCGTCGGCCAGCGACTCGACGCCGGCTACATCACCGGCGGGGTCTTCCTCGCCGTCGAGGCGGTCGAGCGCGGCGCCAACGAGAACAAGCACATCGCCCGCGCGGCCGCCCTCGCCGCAGAGACCGAGAGCCCGCTGCTGCAGGGCATGGGAGCGTACGCAGCGACCACCGCCTCCGGCGACACCGACGGCCTCCGCGAGGCGATCGTGACCCTCGCCGACGCTGGCGCTCTCGTCTTCGTGACCAGAGCCGCCATCTCCCTGGCCATCCTCCAGCGCGAGGCCGGTGACCTCGCCGCGGCCGCGGAGACCCTCGACATGGCGTGGGAGCGCTCGGAGATCTCCGGGAGCCGAGCCGGCATGTTCGGCCGCGCGGTGACCCACATCGGGCTCTCCGGGCGAGAGAGCGAGGTGCTCCGGCTGCTGCCGGACGGTCCGACCACCGCCTCGCTGGCCGCCGACCTGGAGATGAGCACCCGCACGGTCGAGACCCACCTGCACAACATCAGCCGCAAGACCGGGGTCTCCGGCCGCGAGGACCTCACCCGGGTGGCGAGCACCTGGCTCCGGCCGATCCCGAACGGCGACTACTCAGCCGGCGTCAGGCACTTCACCAGCGGGTCGTAG
- a CDS encoding cytochrome ubiquinol oxidase subunit I produces the protein MDSVLELARWQFGIVTVYHFLFVPLTVGLTMLVAVLETIWLRTKNPEWLRLTKFFAKLFLINFALGVVTGIVQEFQFGMTWSDYSRFVGDVFGAPLAIEALLAFFLESTFLGLWIFGWDKLPRALHNACMWIVHLGTLASSWFILAANSWMQHPVGYRFNEITGRAELTDFWAVMFNKVQLGTFPHVILAAYLTSAAFMIGILGWLYLRRPGENNAERPMYRRGMVLAAWIMVFSGVGVAVSGDIQGKIMTEVQPMKMAAAEALWETSESCAPFSVLTIGTRDGKHEKWALEVPCVLSFLGTGTFDGKVEGIYDLQEQYRETYGSTPGETYYSSGDYTPNIPVTYWTFRWMMGLGVVGTLVGLAVLWLTRRGRTPTGLVGRFLPALAISAPVMVLLGNSMGWIFTEMGRQPWVVFGVLTTAQGVSPGVEPWEVWMSLIGFTLLYAVLAVIEVGLLMKYVKKGPDPFVEPPSPTLRGSDSDADEPMNFAY, from the coding sequence GTGGACAGCGTCCTGGAGTTAGCCAGGTGGCAGTTCGGCATCGTGACCGTCTACCACTTTCTGTTCGTCCCACTCACGGTGGGACTCACCATGCTCGTCGCCGTGCTGGAGACGATCTGGCTGCGTACGAAGAATCCTGAGTGGCTTCGGCTGACGAAGTTCTTCGCGAAGCTCTTCCTGATCAACTTCGCGCTCGGTGTGGTCACCGGGATCGTGCAGGAGTTCCAGTTCGGGATGACCTGGTCGGACTACTCCCGCTTCGTGGGGGACGTCTTCGGGGCACCGCTGGCGATCGAGGCGCTCCTCGCCTTCTTCCTGGAGTCGACCTTCCTCGGTCTCTGGATCTTCGGCTGGGACAAGCTGCCGCGGGCGCTGCACAACGCGTGCATGTGGATCGTCCACCTCGGCACGCTGGCGTCGTCGTGGTTCATCCTCGCGGCCAACTCCTGGATGCAGCACCCGGTCGGCTACCGGTTCAACGAGATCACCGGCCGCGCCGAGCTCACCGACTTCTGGGCGGTGATGTTCAACAAGGTGCAGCTGGGCACGTTCCCGCACGTCATCCTCGCGGCGTACCTGACCTCGGCGGCCTTCATGATCGGCATCCTCGGCTGGCTCTACCTGCGCCGGCCGGGGGAGAACAACGCAGAGCGCCCGATGTACCGGCGCGGGATGGTGCTGGCGGCCTGGATCATGGTCTTCTCCGGCGTCGGTGTGGCGGTCTCGGGCGACATCCAGGGCAAGATCATGACCGAGGTGCAGCCGATGAAGATGGCGGCTGCGGAGGCGCTGTGGGAGACCTCGGAGTCGTGCGCGCCGTTCTCGGTGCTGACCATCGGCACCCGCGACGGGAAGCACGAGAAGTGGGCCCTCGAGGTGCCCTGCGTGCTCTCCTTCCTCGGCACCGGCACCTTCGACGGCAAGGTCGAGGGCATCTACGACCTGCAGGAGCAGTACCGGGAGACCTACGGGTCGACGCCGGGGGAGACCTACTACTCGTCCGGTGACTACACCCCGAACATCCCGGTCACCTACTGGACCTTCCGCTGGATGATGGGCCTCGGTGTGGTCGGCACCCTCGTCGGGCTGGCGGTCCTGTGGCTGACCCGCCGGGGACGTACGCCGACCGGGCTGGTCGGGCGCTTCCTGCCGGCGCTGGCGATCTCCGCACCGGTGATGGTGCTGCTGGGCAACTCGATGGGCTGGATCTTCACCGAGATGGGGCGCCAACCGTGGGTGGTCTTCGGTGTCCTGACCACGGCCCAGGGCGTCTCGCCAGGCGTCGAGCCCTGGGAGGTGTGGATGTCGCTGATCGGCTTCACGCTGCTCTACGCCGTGCTGGCGGTGATCGAGGTCGGGCTGCTCATGAAATATGTGAAGAAGGGGCCGGACCCGTTCGTCGAGCCGCCTTCCCCGACCCTGCGCGGCTCCGACTCGGATGCCGACGAGCCGATGAACTTCGCGTACTGA
- the cydB gene encoding cytochrome d ubiquinol oxidase subunit II has protein sequence MELTTVWFCLIAVLWIGYFVLEGFDFGVGMLLPMLARDDRERRVMINTIGPVWDGNEVWLLTAIGATFAAFPEWYATLISGFYVPVFLILIALIVRGVAFEYRHQRPSVTWAGWWDRAVIFGSYVPAFLWGVAFANIVRGVPIDADFEFTGTVLTLLNPYGLLGGLVTLSLFVTHGALFIALKTDGEIRGRARALALRLGVVAAVLGVVFMFWTQALTGNLGTAVLFVVAAPALVGGLGAAYVGREGVAFTGTFLAIGLVVAGIFVGLFPDVMPSSTDLANSLTTTNAAASPYTLKLMTIVAAVFAPIVVGYQAWTYWIFRKRISIHHIPAAH, from the coding sequence ATGGAACTCACAACTGTCTGGTTCTGCCTCATCGCGGTGCTGTGGATCGGCTACTTCGTCTTGGAGGGCTTCGACTTCGGTGTCGGGATGCTGCTCCCGATGCTGGCCCGCGACGACCGCGAGCGGCGGGTCATGATCAACACGATCGGCCCGGTCTGGGACGGCAACGAGGTCTGGCTGCTGACCGCGATCGGTGCCACCTTCGCCGCCTTCCCGGAGTGGTACGCCACCCTGATCTCCGGCTTCTACGTGCCGGTCTTCCTCATCCTGATCGCGCTGATCGTGCGTGGCGTCGCCTTCGAGTATCGCCACCAGCGCCCCTCGGTCACCTGGGCCGGCTGGTGGGACCGCGCGGTGATCTTCGGGTCCTACGTCCCGGCGTTCCTGTGGGGTGTGGCCTTCGCCAACATCGTGCGCGGGGTGCCGATCGACGCCGACTTCGAGTTCACCGGGACGGTGCTGACGCTGCTCAACCCGTACGGTCTCCTCGGCGGCCTCGTCACGCTGTCGCTCTTCGTGACCCACGGAGCGCTCTTCATCGCGCTCAAGACCGACGGTGAGATCCGCGGCCGGGCCCGTGCTCTGGCGCTCCGGCTCGGTGTCGTCGCGGCCGTGCTCGGCGTCGTGTTCATGTTCTGGACGCAGGCGCTGACCGGCAACCTCGGCACTGCCGTTCTCTTCGTCGTGGCGGCGCCGGCGCTCGTGGGCGGGCTCGGGGCGGCGTACGTCGGTCGGGAGGGGGTCGCCTTCACGGGCACCTTCCTCGCGATCGGGCTCGTCGTGGCCGGGATCTTCGTGGGGCTCTTCCCCGACGTGATGCCCTCGAGCACCGACCTGGCCAACTCGCTGACGACGACCAACGCCGCGGCGTCGCCCTACACGCTGAAGCTGATGACCATCGTCGCGGCGGTGTTCGCGCCGATCGTCGTGGGCTACCAGGCCTGGACGTACTGGATCTTCCGCAAGCGGATCTCGATCCACCACATCCCCGCCGCACACTGA
- the cydD gene encoding thiol reductant ABC exporter subunit CydD, translating to MRPNDPRLRAQLTVARRPLAVVVAAGVLGAVLLITQTYAITGLLISAIRDSGSGSVGGWALAVVAVFVGRAVIGVISDVAGARAAGIVGADLRRRVVGAILRGQSGRSGSLSALATRGVSAAEPYLTRYVPAVVLACVLPVMVLAVIVWTDPLSGLIVGLTLPLIPIFGVLVGLATRDQAASQWRTMSALAGHFLDVMKGLPTLVAFGRANAQSRVIATITDRYRRRTLETLKIAFASSAVLELVATIAVALVAVTIGVRLAAGSVDLQTALVVLLLAPEAYWPLRRMGAEFHAAAEGTATLEATADLSRDVTRVGRDVTDCHLGRPERRLGMELDGVGLTYPGRERPALMPVSATVPDRGITAIVGPSGCGKSTLLATIAGLHEMYAGTVELDGQTPAAGDEWRERFAYLPQRPVFVSGTIADNLRLGSPEATESDLWRVLKRVALAERIVELSGGLDADLAEDGRSLSGGERARLALARVVLSERPWVLLDEPTAHLDPDAERIIADTVTDLARERAVVLVAHRQTLIDLADHVITLSAETSLPSPEASLPSPEASLPSPEASLASSEMATGDTSADVRDASADASDASADVRDASAGVRDASAGVRDASAGVRDASADASDASGDVRDASARGALWGSAVVGGLSWASGVALTALAGWLIIKASYHPVILTLVAAMVGVRTFGIARPVLRYLERLWSHDSALRLLARRRVEIYEALVPLVPGALPGRRGDVLASVVDDVDAVLDEELRVRLPVREYAVVAALAVLATALIDPVAAVFTTATVLVAGAAFGIAYAGAARAEQISVTVRARVSEQVVEATQTVTERRMWQASEPVLHTLDDLARTATRATVTAVSAASIAKALVLITAGAAVAATAAYTTVGDGPMLALLTLVPLALAEPAATLADAGAARARTRAAQRRLDDLTGRRPAVAAPENPARPADDTTITITGVTAHPGGQSGGQKVEIPDLHAAPGARIGIVGPSGSGKSTLAALLLRFLDPETGTIALGRRPTRDLDPQDVRKIVGLVDDDPHVFASNLVENVRLARPEATEDEVEQAIRRAHLGDWLDALPAGLQTRLGDGADQVSGGERARLAVARSLLAGHKVLVLDEPLAHLDTSTAESLAREVLAREDESTGETEVGPRGGTKTVLWITHTSTGLGLTDTVVSLQRMGEVRRC from the coding sequence ATGCGCCCGAACGATCCCCGGCTGCGAGCCCAGCTGACGGTGGCCCGGCGGCCGCTGGCCGTCGTCGTGGCCGCCGGGGTGCTGGGTGCGGTGCTGCTGATCACCCAGACGTACGCGATCACCGGACTGCTCATCAGTGCGATCCGTGACTCGGGGTCGGGATCGGTGGGCGGCTGGGCCCTGGCTGTCGTGGCGGTCTTCGTCGGCCGGGCAGTCATCGGAGTGATCTCCGACGTCGCCGGTGCCCGCGCGGCCGGGATCGTCGGCGCGGACCTGCGGCGCCGGGTGGTCGGCGCGATCCTGCGCGGGCAGTCGGGTCGCTCGGGATCGCTGTCAGCGCTGGCCACGCGCGGGGTCTCGGCCGCCGAGCCCTATCTGACGCGCTACGTGCCAGCGGTGGTGCTCGCCTGCGTACTGCCCGTGATGGTGCTCGCGGTGATCGTCTGGACCGACCCGCTCAGCGGTCTCATCGTTGGGCTGACGCTGCCGCTGATCCCGATCTTCGGGGTGCTGGTCGGGCTCGCCACGCGTGACCAGGCGGCCAGCCAGTGGCGGACGATGTCGGCGTTGGCCGGTCACTTCCTCGACGTGATGAAGGGCCTGCCGACCCTGGTCGCCTTCGGCCGGGCCAACGCGCAGTCGCGGGTCATCGCCACGATCACCGACCGCTACCGCCGGCGCACTCTCGAGACGCTGAAGATCGCCTTCGCCTCCTCGGCGGTGCTCGAGCTCGTCGCCACCATCGCGGTCGCCCTGGTCGCCGTCACCATCGGGGTCCGGCTCGCCGCCGGATCGGTCGACCTGCAGACCGCACTCGTGGTCCTGCTGCTGGCTCCCGAGGCCTACTGGCCCCTTCGTCGTATGGGTGCCGAGTTCCACGCCGCCGCCGAAGGCACCGCCACCCTCGAGGCGACAGCAGATCTCTCCCGAGACGTCACTCGCGTCGGCCGAGACGTCACCGATTGCCATCTCGGCCGACCGGAGCGACGTCTCGGCATGGAACTTGACGGGGTGGGGCTGACCTACCCGGGTCGGGAGCGGCCCGCGCTGATGCCGGTCTCGGCGACGGTCCCGGACAGAGGGATCACCGCGATCGTCGGCCCGAGCGGTTGCGGCAAGTCGACGCTGCTCGCGACGATCGCGGGCCTGCACGAGATGTACGCAGGCACCGTCGAGCTCGACGGACAGACCCCGGCTGCGGGCGACGAGTGGCGAGAGCGCTTCGCCTACCTTCCCCAGCGGCCGGTGTTCGTCAGCGGCACGATCGCCGACAACCTGCGTCTGGGCTCGCCGGAGGCGACCGAGAGCGACCTGTGGCGCGTACTGAAGCGGGTCGCGCTCGCCGAGCGGATCGTCGAGCTCTCCGGTGGACTCGACGCCGACCTGGCCGAAGACGGCCGCTCGCTCTCCGGCGGAGAGCGGGCGCGGCTCGCCCTGGCCCGCGTCGTACTCTCCGAGCGTCCCTGGGTCCTCCTCGACGAGCCCACCGCCCACCTCGACCCCGACGCCGAGCGGATCATCGCCGACACGGTCACCGACCTGGCCCGCGAGCGCGCCGTCGTCCTCGTCGCCCACCGCCAGACCCTCATCGACCTCGCCGACCACGTCATCACCCTTTCTGCCGAGACGTCACTCCCGTCGCCCGAGGCGTCGCTCCCGTCGCCCGAGGCGTCGCTCCCGTCGCCCGAGGCGTCACTGGCGTCGTCTGAGATGGCAACCGGTGACACTTCGGCCGACGTACGTGACGCTTCGGCCGACGCTAGTGACGCTTCGGCCGACGTACGTGACGCTTCGGCCGGCGTACGTGACGCTTCGGCCGGCGTACGTGACGCTTCGGCCGGCGTACGTGACGCTTCGGCCGACGCGAGTGACGCTTCGGGCGACGTACGTGACGCCTCGGCCCGGGGTGCGCTGTGGGGGTCTGCGGTGGTGGGCGGGCTCAGCTGGGCATCGGGGGTGGCGCTGACGGCGCTGGCCGGTTGGCTGATCATCAAGGCCTCCTACCATCCGGTGATCCTGACGCTGGTGGCTGCGATGGTGGGGGTGCGTACGTTCGGGATCGCGCGGCCGGTGCTGCGCTACCTGGAGCGGTTGTGGTCCCACGACAGCGCGCTGAGGTTGCTGGCGAGGCGCCGGGTGGAGATCTACGAGGCGCTGGTGCCGCTGGTTCCCGGCGCTCTCCCGGGCCGCCGGGGAGACGTGCTGGCCAGCGTCGTCGACGACGTCGACGCGGTGCTCGACGAGGAACTGCGGGTGCGGCTGCCGGTCCGGGAGTACGCCGTCGTGGCAGCGCTCGCGGTCCTGGCGACCGCGCTCATCGATCCGGTCGCCGCGGTCTTCACCACAGCCACGGTGCTGGTGGCGGGTGCCGCCTTCGGGATCGCGTACGCAGGGGCAGCACGCGCCGAGCAGATCTCGGTCACGGTGCGGGCGAGGGTGTCCGAGCAGGTGGTCGAGGCCACCCAGACGGTGACCGAGCGCCGGATGTGGCAAGCGAGCGAGCCGGTGCTGCACACCCTCGACGACCTGGCCCGCACCGCCACCAGGGCGACGGTCACCGCAGTTTCCGCCGCCTCGATCGCCAAGGCCCTCGTCCTGATCACTGCCGGTGCGGCGGTCGCCGCGACAGCGGCGTACACCACGGTCGGCGACGGCCCGATGCTCGCTCTCCTCACCCTGGTCCCGCTGGCGCTGGCCGAGCCCGCGGCGACCCTCGCCGATGCGGGTGCGGCCAGGGCCCGCACCCGCGCCGCGCAGAGACGCCTGGACGACCTCACCGGCCGCCGCCCGGCCGTCGCCGCCCCGGAGAACCCGGCGCGCCCGGCCGATGACACCACGATCACGATCACCGGCGTCACCGCCCACCCCGGTGGCCAGAGCGGCGGCCAGAAGGTAGAGATCCCCGACCTGCACGCCGCGCCCGGCGCGAGGATCGGCATCGTCGGCCCCTCCGGCTCCGGCAAGAGCACGCTGGCCGCGCTGCTGCTGCGCTTCCTCGACCCGGAGACCGGCACGATCGCGCTCGGCCGTCGGCCGACGCGCGACCTGGACCCCCAGGACGTACGCAAGATCGTCGGTCTGGTCGACGACGATCCGCACGTCTTCGCCTCAAACCTCGTCGAGAACGTCCGCCTGGCTCGGCCCGAAGCCACCGAGGACGAGGTCGAGCAGGCGATCCGGCGTGCCCATCTCGGCGACTGGCTCGACGCCCTGCCCGCAGGCCTGCAGACCAGGCTCGGTGACGGCGCCGACCAGGTCTCGGGAGGCGAGCGCGCCCGACTTGCGGTGGCGAGGTCGCTGCTGGCCGGGCACAAGGTCCTGGTTCTGGATGAACCTTTGGCCCATCTGGACACCTCGACCGCCGAGTCGCTGGCGCGTGAGGTGCTCGCGCGGGAGGATGAATCGACAGGTGAGACGGAAGTCGGTCCGCGAGGCGGCACGAAAACCGTACTGTGGATCACTCACACATCGACCGGACTGGGGCTGACCGATACCGTGGTCTCCCTTCAACGAATGGGGGAAGTGAGACGGTGTTGA
- a CDS encoding response regulator: protein MLTETRTIRVYLLDDHEVVRQGLTTLLDSHDDIAVVGQGGTTAQAREDIDRLRPDVCVLDARLPDGSGIEVCREVRAAYPDMLALILTSYDDDEALFSAIMAGAKGYVLKDIRGNDLVEAIRTVSGGGSLLDPLMTAKVMEKMRNPDGESPQMQALTPQEKRLLALIGEGLTNREIAGRMFLAEKTVKNYVSSILAKLGVQRRTQAALMAKELLRPRRGN from the coding sequence GTGTTGACCGAGACGAGGACGATCCGGGTCTACCTGCTCGACGACCATGAGGTCGTGCGCCAGGGGCTGACGACGCTGCTCGACAGCCATGACGACATCGCGGTCGTGGGCCAGGGCGGCACCACCGCGCAAGCGCGTGAGGACATCGACCGCCTCCGGCCGGATGTGTGCGTGCTCGACGCCCGCCTCCCCGACGGCTCGGGGATCGAGGTCTGCCGTGAGGTCCGAGCGGCCTACCCCGACATGCTCGCGCTCATCCTGACCTCCTATGACGACGACGAGGCGCTCTTCTCGGCGATCATGGCCGGAGCGAAGGGCTACGTCCTCAAGGACATCCGCGGCAACGACCTCGTCGAGGCGATCCGCACCGTCTCCGGCGGCGGCTCGCTGCTCGACCCGCTGATGACCGCGAAGGTCATGGAGAAGATGCGCAACCCTGATGGCGAGTCGCCGCAGATGCAGGCGTTGACGCCCCAGGAGAAGCGCCTGCTCGCGCTCATCGGCGAGGGCCTGACCAACCGCGAGATCGCCGGCCGGATGTTCCTGGCCGAGAAGACGGTCAAGAACTACGTCTCCAGCATCCTGGCCAAGCTCGGTGTGCAGCGGCGCACCCAGGCGGCGCTGATGGCCAAGGAGCTCCTCCGCCCCCGCCGAGGGAACTGA
- a CDS encoding histidine kinase, producing the protein MTTDATDDLSGLEPSARSLLDAVIAMSSELDLSAMLERITRSACELTGASYGALGVLDVDGDLQDLITYGHQQEPNLQVVGKSSGRRARLDDDAEPASTTRPRGVTAPEPLLLVTPRTSDDGGSHALRTGDPGKRKFIEVPLRIKDHDFGHLLLAEKAGGADFTSHDEQLVVALARAAGAQIDKVRELELSEQRRRWLEASAELSRALTPPLEHTVALERMCETALPLMRAIGVGAGTRIEHGLVSGVAAVPGQEERVRAVTEKVPFLIDRRIVEPLDLEADGLYVVVAPVRSSLAGRGALLAIYDKASAAHDEHERELFFGFAGQAALALDRLRAVEDRADLAVITDRDRIARDLHDVVIQRLFAIGLQLETLGRNPQRVEDLPKRLSEQVDALDQTIKDVRGSIFDLSNHDASSLRAQVREVVREYAGVMDFTPEIKITGPVDTAVPDSVRNHLLPVLREAVSNLARHAQAHSAQIELSLQDGEVKLVVRDDGGGVPEEAEESGLKNARCRAVQLGGQLEIGPRLPSGTELVWQVPITAGV; encoded by the coding sequence GTGACCACCGACGCGACCGATGACCTGTCCGGTCTCGAACCATCGGCGCGCTCGCTCTTGGACGCGGTCATCGCGATGTCGAGCGAGCTCGACCTGAGCGCAATGCTGGAGCGGATCACCCGGTCTGCCTGCGAGCTGACCGGAGCGAGCTACGGCGCGCTCGGGGTCCTCGACGTCGACGGCGATCTGCAGGACCTGATCACCTACGGTCACCAGCAGGAGCCGAATCTGCAGGTCGTGGGCAAGAGCAGCGGCCGCCGAGCCCGCCTCGACGACGACGCCGAGCCAGCATCGACGACCCGACCCAGGGGTGTCACCGCTCCCGAGCCTCTTCTGCTGGTCACACCCCGCACCTCTGATGACGGCGGCAGCCACGCGCTGCGTACGGGCGACCCCGGCAAGCGCAAGTTCATCGAGGTGCCGCTGCGGATCAAGGACCACGACTTCGGACACCTGCTCCTGGCCGAGAAGGCCGGCGGCGCCGACTTCACCAGCCACGACGAGCAGCTCGTCGTCGCCCTGGCCCGCGCCGCGGGCGCCCAGATCGACAAGGTACGCGAGCTCGAGCTCAGCGAGCAGCGCCGCAGGTGGCTCGAGGCGAGCGCCGAGCTCAGCCGGGCCCTCACCCCTCCGCTGGAGCACACGGTCGCGCTGGAGCGGATGTGTGAGACCGCGCTGCCGCTGATGCGAGCGATCGGGGTCGGTGCCGGCACCCGCATCGAGCACGGTCTCGTCTCCGGGGTCGCGGCTGTGCCCGGCCAGGAGGAGCGGGTCCGAGCGGTGACCGAGAAGGTCCCGTTCCTGATCGACCGGCGCATCGTCGAGCCGCTTGACCTCGAGGCGGACGGGCTCTACGTCGTGGTCGCCCCGGTGCGCTCCTCGCTCGCCGGACGCGGTGCGCTGCTGGCGATCTACGACAAGGCCTCCGCCGCCCACGACGAGCACGAGCGCGAGCTCTTCTTCGGCTTCGCCGGACAGGCCGCCCTCGCGCTCGACCGGCTCCGTGCGGTCGAGGACCGCGCCGACCTCGCTGTCATCACCGACCGCGACCGGATCGCCCGCGACCTGCACGACGTGGTCATCCAGCGTCTCTTCGCGATCGGCCTCCAGCTCGAGACCCTGGGCCGCAACCCGCAGCGCGTCGAGGACCTGCCCAAGCGACTCTCGGAGCAGGTCGACGCGTTGGACCAGACCATCAAGGACGTACGCGGCTCCATCTTCGACCTCAGCAACCACGACGCCTCCTCGCTGCGTGCGCAGGTGCGCGAGGTCGTCCGGGAGTACGCGGGCGTCATGGACTTCACCCCGGAGATCAAGATCACCGGGCCGGTCGACACCGCCGTTCCCGACTCGGTCCGCAACCACCTGCTTCCGGTGCTGCGCGAAGCGGTCTCCAACCTCGCCCGGCACGCCCAGGCCCACAGCGCCCAGATCGAGCTCAGCCTCCAGGACGGCGAGGTCAAGCTGGTCGTACGCGACGACGGCGGCGGCGTCCCGGAGGAGGCCGAGGAGAGCGGGCTGAAGAACGCCCGCTGCCGCGCGGTCCAGCTCGGCGGTCAGCTCGAGATCGGCCCGCGTCTGCCCAGCGGCACCGAGCTCGTCTGGCAGGTGCCGATCACCGCTGGGGTCTGA